Proteins from a single region of Salvelinus sp. IW2-2015 linkage group LG4p, ASM291031v2, whole genome shotgun sequence:
- the pnkp gene encoding bifunctional polynucleotide phosphatase/kinase isoform X1: MDTVRYLFFPTSYCLLSLQMQQCTLLSASGARVPLADGRAVILGRGPETXVIDKKCSRHQVKLVACYADKEVLVTQLGPNPSSLGSESLGRGQSGRLTHDSTLYLVNQSHPFRVQFSASNETSSSSAQKGKXVERLKALDKTKGGKNDRXREVQSTGPKRSIQXFFASSPKKASKRSHRSEEDPQEKRRRTTGSDSGGEDEAEKLAEEKLRHLQEMSERASGASRDCVQQQASVSACSRSHWQQIGNLMLYTAVGVTGSTKIAGFDIDGCIITTNSGKVFPTSPDDWRILFPEIQPKLASLLKKGYKVVFFTNQMGISRGKLKPEDFKSKVENILKTLQLPIQVFVASGPGIYRKPVMGMWEHLCEKDNGGVAVDKSQSLYVGDAAGRPVNWAPGKKKKDFSCSDRLFALNLGLQFHTPEEFFLGWKTAPFSLPPFDPRKCDSNARLYDPPSASLTSTKQEVIIAVGFPASGKSSFFHTHIVPKGYVYVNRDTLGSWQSCVSACERALKEGRSVAVDNTKPDPESRKRYVDVSQSLGVSCRCFNFSASLEQAKHNNRFREMAPSTTKHLKVNDMIFHSYKKKFVVPSLSEGFSEILQIHFVPTFTDSQSEALFRQFSEG; the protein is encoded by the exons TGAAGCTGGTGGCCTGTTATGCAGACAAGGAGGTACTTGTAACACAG CTTGGTCCCAACCCCTCATCCTTGGGCAGTGAGAGTCTTGGTAGAGGCCAGTCTGGCCGACTGACCCATGACAGCACCCTCTACCTGGTTAACCAGAGCCACCCCTTCAGAGTGCAGTTCTCTGCTTCCAACGAAACCTCCTCATCCTCTGCCCAGAAGGGGAAGYTTGTAGAAAGGTTGAAAGCATTGGATAAGACAAAAGGAGGAAAGAATGACAGAGYGAGGGAGGTTCAAAGCACAGGTCCCAAACGCAGCATCCAAMACTTTTTTGCTTCCTCTCCCAAGAAG GCATCCAAGAGGTCACACCGTTCTGAGGAGGACCCGCAGGAGAAGCGTAGGAGGACTACAGGCTCCGACAGTGGGGGCGAGGACGAGGCTGAGAAGCTTGCTGAGGAGAAGCTCCGACACCTCCAGGAGATGTCAGAGAGGGCTTCAGGGGCTAGCAGAGACTGTGTCCAGCAGCAGGCATCAGTCTCGGCCTGTTCTCGAAGCCACTGGCAGCAGATTGGAAACCTCATGCTCTACACTGCTGTTGGCGTCACTGGAAGCACCAAG ATTGCTGGGTTCGACATTGACGGGTGTATCATCACCACCAATTCTGGAAAAGTGTTTCCCACCAGCCCAGATGACTGGAG GATTCTCTTTCCTGAGATCCAACCCAAACTGGCCAGCTTATTAAAGAAAGGCTACAAG GTTGTGTTTTTCACCAATCAGATGGGTATATCTAGGGGGAAACTGAAGCCTGAGGATTTCAAGTCTAAAGTGGAGAACATTCTGAAGACATTACAGCTCCCCATACAG gtctTTGTGGCGTCTGGTCCTGGGATCTACAGGAAGCCAGTGATGGGGATGTGGGAGCACCTGTGTGAGAAG GATAATGGCGGTGTGGCTGTAGACAAAAGCCAGAGTCTCTATGTGGGAG aTGCAGCGGGACGGCCTGTTAACTGGGCTCCTGGCAAGAAGAAGAAGGACTTTTCCTGCAGTGACCGACTG TTTGCTCTGAACCTTGGACTACAGTTCCACACGCCAGAGGAGTTCTTCCTGGGCTGGAAGACCGCCCCCTTCAGTCTTCCTCCATTTGACCCT aggaaATGTGACTCTAACGCCCGTCTATATGACCCGCCCAGTGCCTCCCTCACCTCCACCAAGCAGGAAGTAATCATTGCCGTGGGTTTCCCTGCTT cTGGGAAATCAtcctttttccacacacacatcGTCCCCAAAGGTTACGTGTACGTGAACAGG GACACCCTGGGCTCGTGGCAGAGCTGTGTTTCGGCCTGTGAGCGGGCTCTGAAGGAGGGGCGCAGCGTGGCGGTGGATAACACCAARCCAGACCCTGAGTCTCGCAAACG GTATGTTGACGTCAGCCAGAGTTTGGGCGTGTCCTGTCGGTGCTTCAACTTCTCTGCCTCCCTGGAGCAGGCCAAGCACAACAACAGA TTCCGTGAGATGGCCCCCTCCACCACCAAGCACCTCAAAGTCAATGACATGATCTTCCACAGTTACAA GAAGAAGTTTGTGGTGCCCAGTCTCTCGGAAGGCTTTTCAGAAATCCTGCAAATTCATTTTGTCCCAACCTTTACAGACAGCCAATCAGAGGCCCTCTTCAGGCAGTTCTCTGAAGGCTGA
- the pnkp gene encoding bifunctional polynucleotide phosphatase/kinase isoform X2, which yields MQQCTLLSASGARVPLADGRAVILGRGPETXVIDKKCSRHQVKLVACYADKEVLVTQLGPNPSSLGSESLGRGQSGRLTHDSTLYLVNQSHPFRVQFSASNETSSSSAQKGKXVERLKALDKTKGGKNDRXREVQSTGPKRSIQXFFASSPKKASKRSHRSEEDPQEKRRRTTGSDSGGEDEAEKLAEEKLRHLQEMSERASGASRDCVQQQASVSACSRSHWQQIGNLMLYTAVGVTGSTKIAGFDIDGCIITTNSGKVFPTSPDDWRILFPEIQPKLASLLKKGYKVVFFTNQMGISRGKLKPEDFKSKVENILKTLQLPIQVFVASGPGIYRKPVMGMWEHLCEKDNGGVAVDKSQSLYVGDAAGRPVNWAPGKKKKDFSCSDRLFALNLGLQFHTPEEFFLGWKTAPFSLPPFDPRKCDSNARLYDPPSASLTSTKQEVIIAVGFPASGKSSFFHTHIVPKGYVYVNRDTLGSWQSCVSACERALKEGRSVAVDNTKPDPESRKRYVDVSQSLGVSCRCFNFSASLEQAKHNNRFREMAPSTTKHLKVNDMIFHSYKKKFVVPSLSEGFSEILQIHFVPTFTDSQSEALFRQFSEG from the exons TGAAGCTGGTGGCCTGTTATGCAGACAAGGAGGTACTTGTAACACAG CTTGGTCCCAACCCCTCATCCTTGGGCAGTGAGAGTCTTGGTAGAGGCCAGTCTGGCCGACTGACCCATGACAGCACCCTCTACCTGGTTAACCAGAGCCACCCCTTCAGAGTGCAGTTCTCTGCTTCCAACGAAACCTCCTCATCCTCTGCCCAGAAGGGGAAGYTTGTAGAAAGGTTGAAAGCATTGGATAAGACAAAAGGAGGAAAGAATGACAGAGYGAGGGAGGTTCAAAGCACAGGTCCCAAACGCAGCATCCAAMACTTTTTTGCTTCCTCTCCCAAGAAG GCATCCAAGAGGTCACACCGTTCTGAGGAGGACCCGCAGGAGAAGCGTAGGAGGACTACAGGCTCCGACAGTGGGGGCGAGGACGAGGCTGAGAAGCTTGCTGAGGAGAAGCTCCGACACCTCCAGGAGATGTCAGAGAGGGCTTCAGGGGCTAGCAGAGACTGTGTCCAGCAGCAGGCATCAGTCTCGGCCTGTTCTCGAAGCCACTGGCAGCAGATTGGAAACCTCATGCTCTACACTGCTGTTGGCGTCACTGGAAGCACCAAG ATTGCTGGGTTCGACATTGACGGGTGTATCATCACCACCAATTCTGGAAAAGTGTTTCCCACCAGCCCAGATGACTGGAG GATTCTCTTTCCTGAGATCCAACCCAAACTGGCCAGCTTATTAAAGAAAGGCTACAAG GTTGTGTTTTTCACCAATCAGATGGGTATATCTAGGGGGAAACTGAAGCCTGAGGATTTCAAGTCTAAAGTGGAGAACATTCTGAAGACATTACAGCTCCCCATACAG gtctTTGTGGCGTCTGGTCCTGGGATCTACAGGAAGCCAGTGATGGGGATGTGGGAGCACCTGTGTGAGAAG GATAATGGCGGTGTGGCTGTAGACAAAAGCCAGAGTCTCTATGTGGGAG aTGCAGCGGGACGGCCTGTTAACTGGGCTCCTGGCAAGAAGAAGAAGGACTTTTCCTGCAGTGACCGACTG TTTGCTCTGAACCTTGGACTACAGTTCCACACGCCAGAGGAGTTCTTCCTGGGCTGGAAGACCGCCCCCTTCAGTCTTCCTCCATTTGACCCT aggaaATGTGACTCTAACGCCCGTCTATATGACCCGCCCAGTGCCTCCCTCACCTCCACCAAGCAGGAAGTAATCATTGCCGTGGGTTTCCCTGCTT cTGGGAAATCAtcctttttccacacacacatcGTCCCCAAAGGTTACGTGTACGTGAACAGG GACACCCTGGGCTCGTGGCAGAGCTGTGTTTCGGCCTGTGAGCGGGCTCTGAAGGAGGGGCGCAGCGTGGCGGTGGATAACACCAARCCAGACCCTGAGTCTCGCAAACG GTATGTTGACGTCAGCCAGAGTTTGGGCGTGTCCTGTCGGTGCTTCAACTTCTCTGCCTCCCTGGAGCAGGCCAAGCACAACAACAGA TTCCGTGAGATGGCCCCCTCCACCACCAAGCACCTCAAAGTCAATGACATGATCTTCCACAGTTACAA GAAGAAGTTTGTGGTGCCCAGTCTCTCGGAAGGCTTTTCAGAAATCCTGCAAATTCATTTTGTCCCAACCTTTACAGACAGCCAATCAGAGGCCCTCTTCAGGCAGTTCTCTGAAGGCTGA